Part of the Methylorubrum populi genome is shown below.
GGAGGATGCCGAGACCCTCGACCTCCTGCGCCGTCAGGCGGCGAGCGCGCGCTACGTCACCTCCGTCTGCACCGGCGCCCTGGTGCTCGGCGCGGCGGGCCTCCTGCGCGGCCGGCGCGCCACAACACACTGGGCGGCGCATGACCTGCTCGCCGCCTTCGGGGCGATCCCGACGCAGGGACGCGTGGTGCGCGACGGCAAGCTGATCACCGGCGGCGGCGTGACCGCGGGCATCGATTTCGGCCTGACGCTCGCCGCCGAACTGACCGACGAGGCGACGGCGAAGGCGATCCAGCTTCACCAGGAATATGCCCCGGCCCCGCCCTTCGACGCCGGGCGGCCGGAGAGCGCCGGGCCCGACATCCTCGCGGCCGCCCGCGAGCGGCTGTCGGCGACGCGACGTGAACGGGAAGAGATCGTGGCGCGGATCACTCGATCCGGCGCGTGATCTTGCGGACGTCCGTGTCCGGAAGCGTCGCGCGGTCGGACCGCTTCGGCTGACGCCGCGCCGTGATGGGAGGGGCGGTCAGAACCGGTCCGCGTCGGTCTCCTGCGCCGCATCCAGCAAGCCGCCCATCACATCGAGGCAGCTCTGCAGGATGTAGGCGGCGGCGAGCTTATCCACGAGTTCGCCGCGGCGCGCCCGGGACGCGTCCGCTTCGAGCAGCGTCCGGGTGACGGCGGCGGTGGAGAGCCGCTCGTCGAAGAACAGGACCGGCAGCGGCAGCAGCGGCTTGAGGTTGCGGGCGAAGCTCCGGCTCGACTGCGCCCTCGGCCCTTCCGAGCCATCCATGTTGAGCGGCAGGCCGATCACGAGACCGCCGACGGCGTGAGTGGCGCAGAGCGCCACGATCCGCTGCGCGTCCGGTGTGAACTTCACCCGACGGATGGTCTCCAGCGGCGACGCGATCTGCCGGCCGACATCGGACAGGGCGAGGCCGATGGTCTTGGTGCCGAGGTCGAGCCCGATCAGGCGCGGTGCGCCGGCCGAGGCTTCGGCAAAGGCTGCGATCTCGTCCCGGTTCACGAAGCAAGGGCTCCGAGTTGCTCCAGGGCCGCCGCGTCGTCGCCCTCGAAGGTCGCCGGCAGCGGACCTTCCCCGTCACCGAGGATGTGCAGGATCTCGAGACCCTGAAGCCCGCGCAGGAAGGCCGCCAGGTCGGCGCCGCCGAAATGCACCGTCTCCAGATCGGCGCACAGCACCCAGATGTCGTATTCGGGAAAGCCGGGCGTCACGTCGAAGAACAGGAAGTCGCCCCGCTCGGTCTGCCCGAAGAAGCAGGCCCGCTCCATCAGCTCGGCATCGGCGTCACCCTCGATGGTGAAGCGGTGCGGTTCGTCGCTGTCCCCGTCGCGCAGGCCGTCGAGGGCGAGCGCGACGCCATGCGAGATCAGGTGCGCGCGCGAGCTGAGATCGGCCGCCTCCACCGGAACGGGGGTGAAGATACGCAGATGCCCGCCGACCCGCCCGGCGCCGCATTCCCGCGCGAAGCTGCGGTAGCTCTGAGGGAGGGGAAAGCCGAGCTCCGCCTCGGCCCGGGCGAGATCCGCCTCGCTCGACGTCAGGCCCGGACGGAAGCTCCGGAAGACGCTGTCCCACATGCCCCGTCCTCCCTGCACCCCGATGATACGGTCACCGCCCGATCGCAGCGGATGCCGTATCGGGCAGCCCGCGTGTCGCGTGGGCGACGCCTGCATCCACCATCCCGAAGGGGATCGCCCGGATCCGGGTATGGGAGAGGGCTTACGCCCGCCCGCGCGGACTTGTCCACCGCGCAGATTAACCAAGCCGGACGGTTGCCCTCGCCGAGATGGAGCGACAAACGGAAAGCGGTGTTAATGGTTCGTTAACCACACCGGAGCCGCTCCGCCCATGCCGCCCGCCGCACGCCCCGGACAAGGCCGCTTCTCGCGGCAGCACGCTCTGATGCTGGTGCTCGCCCTGGAGATCCTCGTCGTCGGTGCCTACAACGCCGACCGCTACCGCCGGCCCGGCATCAGCGTGGACGTGCCGGCGACCCGGGGCCATGTCATCGTCTGAACGCACTGAAGGGCGGCCCTCCGCCGTCGGCGTTGCTCCTGCGCGAAGGCGGGTGCTATAGCCCGGCGCATTCCGGGCAGGGCTCATTTCCGCCCGAGCAGGCAAGGCGGCATGTCGGTCGACGAAAAGACGGTACGGCGCATCGCGCATCTGGCCCGCATCGCGGTGGCCGACGAGGATGTCGCGCCGCTGCAGGGCGAACTCAACGCGATCCTCGCCTTCGTGGAACAGCTCGGCGCGGTCGATGTCGCCGGCGTCGAGCCGATGACCTCCGTCACCCCGATGCGCATGAAGAAGCGCGCGGACGTGGTGAATGACGGCGGCCGGGCGAGCGACATCGTCGCCAACGCCCCCGAGACCGAGGACAACTATTTTCTCGTGCCGAAGGTCGTCGAGTAAGGTTTCTCGGCATCGTCGGAGCGGTTTCTCCGGCCCCTCGCGGAGGCGAACCAACGCCCGCGGGGCCGGGCGCGTAGGTCTGGAACGGGCATGACGGCACTCAACGAACTCACCCTGGCCGAGGCCCGCGACGGGCTGAAGGCCAAAGACTTCTCGGCCCGCGAGATCGCGCAGGCGCATCTCGACGCGATCGATCGGGCGAAGGCGCTCAACGCCTACATCGTCGCGACGCCCGACCGCGCCCTGAAGATGGCCGATGTGTCGGACGAGAAGATCGCCAAGGGCGAGGCGCGGCCCCTCGAAGGGCTGCCGCTCGGCATCAAGGACCTGTTCGCGACGCAAGGCGTCCACACGACG
Proteins encoded:
- the gatC gene encoding Asp-tRNA(Asn)/Glu-tRNA(Gln) amidotransferase subunit GatC, producing MSVDEKTVRRIAHLARIAVADEDVAPLQGELNAILAFVEQLGAVDVAGVEPMTSVTPMRMKKRADVVNDGGRASDIVANAPETEDNYFLVPKVVE
- a CDS encoding SMI1/KNR4 family protein, which encodes MWDSVFRSFRPGLTSSEADLARAEAELGFPLPQSYRSFARECGAGRVGGHLRIFTPVPVEAADLSSRAHLISHGVALALDGLRDGDSDEPHRFTIEGDADAELMERACFFGQTERGDFLFFDVTPGFPEYDIWVLCADLETVHFGGADLAAFLRGLQGLEILHILGDGEGPLPATFEGDDAAALEQLGALAS
- a CDS encoding DJ-1/PfpI family protein, giving the protein MTIEIGFLVFPRVQQLDLTGPYEVLAMVPGTRVHLVAKTLEPVASATGLVLTPTVSYAECPALDVICVPGGSGVNPLMEDAETLDLLRRQAASARYVTSVCTGALVLGAAGLLRGRRATTHWAAHDLLAAFGAIPTQGRVVRDGKLITGGGVTAGIDFGLTLAAELTDEATAKAIQLHQEYAPAPPFDAGRPESAGPDILAAARERLSATRREREEIVARITRSGA
- the ruvX gene encoding Holliday junction resolvase RuvX, whose translation is MNRDEIAAFAEASAGAPRLIGLDLGTKTIGLALSDVGRQIASPLETIRRVKFTPDAQRIVALCATHAVGGLVIGLPLNMDGSEGPRAQSSRSFARNLKPLLPLPVLFFDERLSTAAVTRTLLEADASRARRGELVDKLAAAYILQSCLDVMGGLLDAAQETDADRF